One Echinicola strongylocentroti DNA window includes the following coding sequences:
- a CDS encoding addiction module protein: MDVQSVKIDLIHWLTELQDKSVLKKLQGLKEQQESSFELSAEQKKELDSRLEKYENGEMRFSSWETVKDRVRKRAKDAL, encoded by the coding sequence ATGGACGTACAATCTGTTAAAATCGATCTTATCCACTGGCTTACCGAGCTTCAGGACAAGTCTGTCCTTAAAAAACTTCAAGGGTTAAAAGAACAGCAGGAAAGTTCTTTTGAATTAAGTGCAGAACAGAAGAAGGAACTGGACAGCAGGCTTGAGAAGTATGAAAACGGGGAAATGAGGTTCTCCTCATGGGAGACGGTAAAGGACAGGGTAAGAAAGCGTGCAAAAGATGCCCTATAA
- a CDS encoding type II toxin-antitoxin system RelE/ParE family toxin, with amino-acid sequence MPYNYRLSEEAESDVYDSYLWYEKQKEGLGEDFLNALDAVEQAITDNPTTYRSRYKKKVRAFVVDRFPYQVLYVVNGNDIDVISVFNTNQHPERWKKRVK; translated from the coding sequence ATGCCCTATAACTATCGATTATCCGAAGAGGCGGAATCGGATGTTTACGACTCCTATCTTTGGTATGAAAAGCAAAAGGAAGGTTTGGGAGAGGATTTTTTGAATGCACTTGATGCAGTGGAACAAGCCATAACCGACAATCCGACAACTTATCGTAGCCGTTACAAAAAGAAAGTCAGGGCTTTTGTAGTAGACCGTTTTCCGTACCAGGTTTTGTATGTTGTCAATGGGAATGATATTGATGTCATATCCGTGTTCAACACAAATCAGCACCCCGAAAGGTGGAAAAAACGGGTGAAATAG
- a CDS encoding cation diffusion facilitator family transporter has protein sequence MSHHHHHHGHQNIKLAFFLNLAFTVLEFFGGLYVNSIAIISDALHDLGDSLSLGLSWYLARKSDKEATKTFTFGYKRFTLLGALINGLILFGGSVFIIKEAVTRIIHPEPSDAQGMLVFAIIGVLVNGYAAYRLSHGKTLNEKVISWHLIEDVLGWAAVLVASIVMLFVDTPYIDPVLSLLITLYILWNVIKRLKETLMIFLQASPSEINEKEIKEKLLQLPHVQSLHHVHIWSLDGEKHVFTAHIKLKEVQGLDEMLALKKALKKLLKDYPFSHHTIEVELPGEQCAMEPLDSPNSSS, from the coding sequence ATGTCGCATCATCACCATCACCATGGGCACCAAAACATCAAACTGGCTTTTTTTCTTAATCTGGCCTTTACTGTTTTGGAGTTTTTCGGAGGACTGTACGTCAACAGTATTGCGATCATATCGGATGCTTTGCATGATTTAGGAGATAGCTTATCACTAGGACTTTCTTGGTACCTTGCCCGCAAATCAGATAAAGAAGCGACCAAAACCTTCACCTTTGGATATAAGAGGTTCACGCTTCTTGGCGCACTGATCAATGGGCTTATCCTGTTTGGCGGATCGGTCTTTATCATCAAAGAAGCCGTCACTCGCATCATCCACCCAGAACCATCCGATGCACAAGGCATGCTGGTCTTTGCCATCATCGGAGTGCTGGTAAACGGCTATGCAGCCTATCGCCTGAGCCATGGCAAAACCCTAAACGAAAAGGTGATTTCTTGGCATCTTATTGAAGATGTGTTGGGCTGGGCTGCGGTATTGGTGGCTTCCATCGTGATGCTTTTTGTGGATACTCCCTATATCGACCCGGTGCTTTCACTTCTGATCACCTTATATATCCTTTGGAATGTCATCAAAAGGCTGAAGGAAACACTCATGATTTTCTTACAGGCCAGCCCAAGTGAAATCAATGAAAAAGAAATCAAAGAAAAGTTACTCCAACTCCCCCATGTCCAGTCCCTGCACCATGTCCACATCTGGTCACTGGACGGTGAAAAACACGTCTTCACTGCCCATATTAAGCTCAAAGAAGTACAGGGCCTTGACGAAATGCTCGCACTAAAGAAGGCCTTAAAAAAACTCCTCAAGGATTACCCCTTTTCCCACCATACCATCGAAGTAGAACTCCCAGGTGAGCAATGTGCCATGGAGCCATTGGATTCCCCAAACAGCTCTTCTTAG
- a CDS encoding YdeI/OmpD-associated family protein, with translation MKTVSTTLEKFDSNLWQYHLPVPDDVATAFIEGDDRRVICKIATIRFHAALMKSKAYWFILLNTTLREKLGIQEGKKVTINLEKDRSEFGHDMPEELQVLLDQDEEGNKYFRSLTMGKQRSLVYIVTKVKNSNSRLNKALAIVEHLKEAKGTLDFKILNEKIKYYNNLGR, from the coding sequence ATGAAGACCGTCAGTACCACCTTGGAAAAATTTGATTCCAATCTTTGGCAGTACCATTTGCCAGTGCCAGATGATGTCGCCACTGCTTTTATAGAAGGAGATGACCGTCGGGTAATCTGTAAAATCGCGACTATTCGATTTCATGCAGCGCTTATGAAAAGCAAGGCCTATTGGTTTATCCTGCTCAACACCACCCTGAGAGAAAAACTGGGCATTCAAGAGGGGAAAAAGGTGACCATCAATCTCGAAAAAGACCGATCTGAATTTGGTCATGACATGCCCGAGGAGCTTCAGGTCCTCCTTGATCAAGATGAGGAAGGAAACAAGTATTTTCGCTCATTGACCATGGGCAAGCAAAGAAGCTTGGTCTATATCGTCACCAAGGTAAAAAACAGCAACAGCCGACTGAATAAAGCCTTGGCCATCGTAGAGCACCTCAAGGAGGCAAAGGGCACCTTGGATTTTAAAATACTCAACGAAAAAATCAAGTATTACAACAACTTGGGGAGGTGA
- the gap gene encoding type I glyceraldehyde-3-phosphate dehydrogenase, with protein MTKVNVAINGFGRIGRYVFKLLQQHPKINVVAINDLMDITNLAHLLKYDSVHGKFQAEITPQPDSLLIDGKTIQIYGKQSPSKLPWKELDVDIVVECTGRFVEKKKAEGHLQAGAKRVIISAPALGDVPTVVLGVNDAILTGNEPIVSNASCTTNCLAPMVKVLEDHFGIEKGFVSTVHSYTADQNLQDAPHRDLRRARAAACSIIPTTTNAAKAVELVLPQIKGKLHAMAYRVPVPDGSLTEMNVLLKRATTKEEINKTMLEAANSSMKGYIEYTEAPLVSVDIIGNPHSCIFDASLTEANGALIKIIGWYDNESGYANRVVDLIGKISRFD; from the coding sequence ATGACTAAAGTCAATGTGGCCATCAATGGCTTCGGGCGGATCGGCCGCTATGTATTTAAGCTACTTCAGCAACATCCAAAAATCAACGTAGTGGCCATCAATGACCTGATGGACATCACCAACCTTGCGCACTTGCTCAAGTACGATTCCGTTCATGGGAAATTTCAGGCTGAAATCACCCCCCAACCCGATTCTCTTCTCATAGATGGTAAAACCATTCAAATCTACGGTAAGCAATCGCCCAGCAAACTCCCTTGGAAAGAATTGGATGTGGACATCGTGGTCGAATGTACGGGGCGATTTGTCGAAAAGAAAAAGGCAGAAGGCCACCTTCAAGCCGGTGCCAAACGCGTGATCATCTCTGCTCCTGCTTTGGGGGATGTGCCCACGGTGGTGCTCGGTGTGAACGATGCCATCCTCACAGGAAACGAACCGATTGTCTCCAATGCCTCCTGTACCACTAACTGCCTGGCACCTATGGTCAAGGTATTGGAAGACCATTTTGGTATTGAAAAAGGCTTTGTCTCCACGGTACATTCTTATACGGCTGACCAAAACCTACAAGATGCTCCACACCGTGACCTGAGAAGGGCACGTGCTGCTGCCTGCTCCATTATTCCCACCACCACTAATGCCGCCAAAGCGGTCGAGCTCGTCCTTCCCCAGATCAAAGGAAAACTCCACGCCATGGCCTATCGAGTGCCCGTTCCTGATGGATCGCTCACCGAAATGAATGTGCTACTAAAGAGAGCCACCACCAAAGAAGAAATCAACAAAACCATGCTTGAGGCCGCTAATTCGAGCATGAAGGGGTATATTGAATACACGGAAGCCCCATTGGTGTCTGTAGACATCATCGGAAACCCCCATTCCTGTATTTTCGATGCCAGCCTCACCGAGGCCAATGGTGCGCTGATCAAAATCATCGGTTGGTATGATAATGAGTCTGGTTATGCGAACCGAGTGGTTGACCTCATTGGGAAAATCAGCCGTTTTGACTAA